One genomic region from Phragmites australis chromosome 1, lpPhrAust1.1, whole genome shotgun sequence encodes:
- the LOC133927820 gene encoding auxin-responsive protein IAA3-like has protein sequence MSPPLQHDYIGLKGTELRLGLPGSESPDRRPAATLDLLPAKGAKRVFAHEVPPPAPAPAGKGKAEEEADGEDKKVAAPPQPAAKAQVVGWPPVRSYRKNTMATSQLKSSKEEADAKKGQGFLYVKVSMDGAPYLRKVDLKTYKNYKELSLGLEKMFVGFSTGRSESSVIPGKDGVSESRNDGEFVLTYEDKDGDWMLVGDVPWEMFTDSCRRLRIMKGSDAIGLAPRAGDKSKNKN, from the exons ATGTCGCCGCCTCTCCAGCACGACTACATAGGCCTCAAGGGTACCGAGCTTCGCCTCggcctcccgggctccgagtcGCCCGACCGCCGCCCCGCCGCCACCCTGGACCTGCTGCCGGCCAAGGGTGCCAAGCGCGTGTTCGCCCACGAGGTCCCGCCGCCGGCGCCTGCACCGGCTGGGAAGGgcaaggcggaggaggaggccgatggagaggacaagaaggtcgccgcgccgccgcagccggcTGCCAA GGCTCAGGTGGTGGGATGGCCACCAGTCCGCAGCTACCGCAAGAACACTATGGCTACCAGCCAGCTGAAGAGCAGCAAGGAGGAAGCTGATGCCAAGAAGGGGCAGGGGTTTCTGTATGTCAAGGTCAGCATGGATGGTGCGCCGTATCTGAGGAAGGTCGACCTCAAAACTTACAAGAACTACAAGGAGCTGTCTTTGGGCCTTGAGAAAATGTTTGTTGGCTTCAGCACCG GTAGGAGTGAGTCTAGTGTCATTCCAGGGAAGGATGGTGTATCTGAGAGCAGAAACGATGGTGAATTTGTGCTGACTTATGAAGATAAAGACGGAGACTGGATGTTGGTCGGCGACGTTCCATGGGA GATGTTCACTGACTCTTGCCGGAGGCTCAGGATCATGAAAGGTTCAGATGCAATTGGACTTG CTCCAAGGGCAGGGGATAAGTCCAAGAACAAGAACTAA